A section of the candidate division WOR-3 bacterium genome encodes:
- a CDS encoding substrate-binding domain-containing protein, producing MKISIVSYLLFFLSLKVLPLNSIGLEDLPLQDGYFRLNASTSAEPLLRSILFTVLDIPFEWTGDPGDFRTILPLQGSVTDTSYLRLISNIYVSGTHNAYTDLIVDNVDLILVARSPSEDELEDAGFNGVEFEVHVVSYDAFVFLANSDNPCENLTLDQIRAIYSGNILQWTDLFDSFRGDSEIHPYQRERNSGSQELMEDLVMGDLDMIDAPDMIAYTMAGPFNALECDRQGIGYSVFFYAQNISPNERIKLLGIEGVFPTKETIRTEEYPLTTEVYAVIRKDTPDDHPARNLLNWILSEEGQKAVAESGYVPLNR from the coding sequence ATGAAAATTAGCATTGTCTCCTATCTACTGTTTTTCCTGTCATTAAAGGTTTTGCCTCTCAACAGCATCGGCTTAGAAGACCTTCCCCTGCAGGACGGTTATTTCCGACTCAACGCTTCGACGTCCGCCGAACCTCTTCTCAGGTCGATTCTCTTTACGGTTCTTGACATTCCTTTCGAGTGGACGGGCGACCCCGGAGATTTTCGGACTATACTTCCTCTACAAGGTTCTGTGACGGACACTTCATATCTGAGGCTGATATCCAACATCTATGTCTCCGGAACACACAACGCATATACGGATCTGATTGTCGACAACGTCGATCTGATTTTGGTCGCGAGAAGTCCTTCGGAAGATGAACTCGAGGATGCCGGATTTAACGGCGTTGAATTCGAGGTTCATGTGGTCTCATACGACGCTTTCGTATTCTTGGCAAACAGTGACAACCCCTGTGAAAACCTGACCCTCGACCAGATAAGAGCGATATACTCTGGGAATATCTTACAATGGACGGATTTATTTGATTCGTTCAGGGGTGACTCCGAAATTCATCCATATCAAAGAGAACGTAATTCTGGCAGCCAGGAGCTGATGGAGGACCTCGTTATGGGGGATCTGGACATGATAGACGCCCCCGATATGATAGCCTACACCATGGCGGGTCCTTTCAACGCTCTGGAGTGCGATCGGCAGGGCATCGGGTACTCGGTGTTCTTCTACGCGCAGAACATTTCACCCAACGAGCGCATCAAACTCTTGGGCATCGAAGGGGTTTTTCCCACAAAGGAAACAATCCGAACGGAGGAATACCCCCTTACCACTGAAGTCTATGCAGTCATAAGAAAAGACACACCCGATGATCACCCCGCGAGAAACTTATTGAACTGGATTTTGTCCGAGGAAGGACAAAAAGCTGTCGCCGAGAGCGGATACGTCCCTTTGAATCGATGA